The following coding sequences lie in one Arabidopsis thaliana chromosome 3, partial sequence genomic window:
- a CDS encoding root meristem growth factor-like protein (unknown protein; FUNCTIONS IN: molecular_function unknown; INVOLVED IN: biological_process unknown; LOCATED IN: endomembrane system; BEST Arabidopsis thaliana protein match is: unknown protein (TAIR:AT3G02240.1); Has 30201 Blast hits to 17322 proteins in 780 species: Archae - 12; Bacteria - 1396; Metazoa - 17338; Fungi - 3422; Plants - 5037; Viruses - 0; Other Eukaryotes - 2996 (source: NCBI BLink).), producing MKKWSYAKLMTSALLLVFLSIILLAFHGGSRGDNHLYDHVAIGTKDILMGRKLKDLKPKTESLKMINPKKKNGFEYSDQVSSDLSRQEVFVDMMARDYQGPKPRSKPLKNN from the exons ATGAAGAAGTGGAGTTATGCGAAGTTAATGACCTCAGCTTTATTGCTTGTCTTCTTAAGTATTATTCTTTTGGCCTTTCATG GTGGATCAAGAGGTGACAATCATCTATATGATCATGTGGCCATCGGAACTAAGGATATCTTGATGGGACGAAAG ttaaaagatttgaaaccaaaaactgaaTCGTTGAAAATGATCAATCCCAAAAAGAAGAACGGGTTTGAGTATTCAGATCAAGTATCTAGTGATTTATCTAGACAAGAAGTATTTGTCGATATGATGGCTAGGGACTACCAAGGCCCAAAACCCAGAAGCAAGCCCCTCAAAAACAACTGA
- a CDS encoding O-fucosyltransferase family protein (O-fucosyltransferase family protein; CONTAINS InterPro DOMAIN/s: GDP-fucose protein O-fucosyltransferase (InterPro:IPR019378); BEST Arabidopsis thaliana protein match is: O-fucosyltransferase family protein (TAIR:AT5G15740.1); Has 830 Blast hits to 821 proteins in 30 species: Archae - 0; Bacteria - 0; Metazoa - 0; Fungi - 0; Plants - 830; Viruses - 0; Other Eukaryotes - 0 (source: NCBI BLink).) — translation MCKAEKFLYHRKLWEMKVKFLGDSKIDKLKNSLVLRSRMSLWMIRAMTILLLWSCFVHLVAVGEMWGPRLLKGWPSCFNHHDFPIAAEMTSLPMKIALPPKRIYQNNGYLMVSCNGGLNQMRAAICDMVTIARYMNVTLIVPELDKTSFWNDPSEFKDIFDVDHFISSLRDEVRILKELPPRLKRRVRLGLYHTMPPISWSNMSYYQDQILPLVKKYKVVHLNKTDTRLANNELPVEIQKLRCRANFNGLRFTPKIEELGRRVVKILREKGPFLVLHLRYEMDMLAFSGCSHGCNRYEEEELTRMRYAYPWWKEKVIDSELKRKEGLCPLTPEETALTLSALGIDRNVQIYIAAGEIYGGKRRLKALTDVFPNVVRKETLLDSSDLSFCKNHSSQMAALDYLISLESDIFVPTYYGNMAKVVEGHRRFLGFKKTIELNRKLLVKLIDEYYEGLLSWEVFSTTVKAFHATRMGGPKRRLVIPNKPKEEDYFYANPYECLQLLHENNGNSLEET, via the exons ATGTGTAAAGCGGAGAAGTTTCTTTATCACAGGAAACTCTGGGAGATGAAGGTTAAGTTTCTAGGAGATAGTAAGATTGACAAGCTTAAGAACTCCTTGGTTTTGAGGTCTCGTATGAGCTTATGGATGATTCGTGCTATGACTATATTGTTGCTATGGAGTTGCTTTGTTCATTTGGTTGCTGTGGGAGAGATGTGGGGACCTAGATTGTTGAAAGGCTGGCCTTCTTGTTTCAATCACCATGACTTCCCCATTGCTGCAGAAATGACTTCTCTTCCCATGAAAATCGCCCTCCCACCTAAAA GGATATATCAGAACAATGGCTATCTTATGGTTTCTTGCAATGGAGGACTCAACCAAATGCGAGCAGCG atATGTGATATGGTCACTATTGCAAGATACATGAATGTCACACTTATTGTCCCAGAGCTTGACAAGACCTCGTTTTGGAATGATCCAAG TGAGTTCAAAGACATATTCGACGTGGACCATTTCATAAGTTCTTTAAGGGACGAGGTTCGTATACTAAAAGAGCTTCCTCCAAGGCTTAAGAGAAGGGTTAGGCTCGGGCTGTACCACACCATGCCTCCTATTAGCTGGTCCAACATGTCCTACTACCAAGACCAG ATTCTTCCGCTGGTGAAGAAGTATAAGGTGGTACATCTGAACAAGACCGATACTCGACTTGCTAATAACGAACTACCTGTTGAGATTCAGAAGCTGCGATGCCGAGCAAATTTCAATGGGCTTAGGTTTACTCCAAAGATTGAGGAATTGGGTAGAAGAGTAGTCAAGATTCTCAGGGAGAAAGGTCCCTTTCTAGTTCTGCATCTCAGATACGAAATGGATATGTTGGCATTTTCTGGTTGCTCACATGGTTGCAACCGCTACGAAGAGGAAGAACTAACAAGAATGAG ATATGCTTATCCGTGGTGGAAAGAGAAAGTAATAGACTCCGAGTTGAAGAGGAAAGAAGGTCTTTGCCCATTGACTCCTGAAGAAACAGCTCTTACGCTATCTGCATTGGGTATTGACCGAAATGTTCAGATTTACATAGCTGCAGGAGAAATATACGGTGGTAAAAGGCGGTTAAAGGCTTTAACAGATGTTTTTCCAAATGTG GTGAGGAAAGAAACTCTACTCGATTCTtctgatttgagtttttgtaAAAACCATTCTTCTCAAATGGCTGCTCTTGATTACCTTATCTCTCTCGAAAGTGATATATTCGTTCCTACTTATTACGGAAACATGGCGAAAGTCGTGGAAGGTCATCGCAG GTTCTTGGGGTTCAAGAAGACAATTGAGCTAAACCGGAAGTTGTTGGTTAAGCTGATAGATGAATATTATGAAGGATTGTTGAGCTGGGAAGTGTTTTCAACCACGGTTAAGGCCTTTCACGCTACACGAATGGGAGGGCCAAAGAGACGGCTAGTGATTCCAAATAAaccgaaagaagaagactacttCTATGCTAATCCATATGAATGTCTTCAGCTATTACATGAGAATAATGGCAATTCACTAGAAGAAACCTAA
- a CDS encoding small acidic-like protein (unknown protein; CONTAINS InterPro DOMAIN/s: Protein of unknown function DUF2039 (InterPro:IPR019351); Has 215 Blast hits to 215 proteins in 94 species: Archae - 2; Bacteria - 2; Metazoa - 125; Fungi - 4; Plants - 38; Viruses - 0; Other Eukaryotes - 44 (source: NCBI BLink).) — MGSRQGPPKHQNKFAWVPKAGVKINETEVGGRFRPLSEITGVCYRCREQIAWKRKYGKYKTLTEATKCQKCTKRNVRQAYHKLCPGCAKEQKVCAKCCQSVDQILGRDIYEVEAEQKLLDETIKNARERDRRTLLRAMNKDNKPNKSDEEASRSDSSKVGDVFPSTSLEEYANKSGRVSGIIGHGSVPDHAHDDASGPESDEDDNVGDDEHDLREDSDENEQSQLQK; from the exons ATGGGCTCACGGCAAGGACCACCGAAGCATCAGAACAAATTCGCCTGGGTTCCCAAAGCCGGCGTCAAGATCAACGAAACG GAAGTCGGCGGGAGATTTAGACCATTATCCGAGATTACCGGAGTTTGCTACCGATGTCGAGAGCAGATCGCCTGGAAACGCAAATACGGCAAATACAAAACCCTAACTGAAGCCACCAAATG TCAGAAGTGTACAAAGCGAAATGTTCGTCAAGCATACCATAAGTTATGCCctg GTTGTGCCAAGGAGCAAAAGGTGTGTGCAAAGTGTTGTCAAAGTGTTGATCAAATCCTTGGAAG AGATATTTACGAAGTAGAGGCTGAACAGAAGCTGCTTGATGAG ACTATCAAGAATGCTAGGGAAAGAGATCGAAGGACCCTATTACGTGCT ATGAACAAAGataacaaaccaaataaatcaGATGAAGAAGCGTCAAGGAGTGATAGCAGCAAGGTTGGTGATGTGTTTCCCTCAACTTCCCTTGAAGAATATGCAAACAAGTCCGGAAGAGTTAGCGGGATTATTGGTCATGGTAGTGTGCCTGATCATGCCCATGATGATGCTAGTGGACCTGAATCAGATGAGGATGACAatgttggtgatgatgagCATGATTTGCGCGAAGACAGTGATGAAAATGAGCAATCTCAACTGCAGAAATAA
- the RGF7 gene encoding root meristem growth factor-like protein (root meristem growth factor 7 (RGF7); FUNCTIONS IN: molecular_function unknown; INVOLVED IN: biological_process unknown; LOCATED IN: endomembrane system; EXPRESSED IN: root, stamen; EXPRESSED DURING: 4 anthesis; BEST Arabidopsis thaliana protein match is: unknown protein (TAIR:AT3G02242.1); Has 6 Blast hits to 6 proteins in 2 species: Archae - 0; Bacteria - 0; Metazoa - 0; Fungi - 0; Plants - 6; Viruses - 0; Other Eukaryotes - 0 (source: NCBI BLink).) has protein sequence MEMKKWSYANLITLALLFLFFIILLLAFQGGSRDDDHQHVHVAIRTKDISMGRKLKSLKPINPTKKNGFEYPDQGSHDVQEREVYVELRDYGQRKYKPPVHN, from the exons atggagatgaagaagtgGAGTTATGCGAATTTAATAACCTTAGctttgttgtttctcttctttattattcttcttttggcATTTCAAG GTGGATCAAGAGACGACGATCATCAGCATGTTCATGTGGCCATCAGAACTAAGGATATCTCCATGGGACGAAAG ttaaaaagtttgaaaccgATCAatccaacaaagaaaaacGGGTTTGAGTATCCGGATCAAGGATCTCATGATGTACAAGAAAGAGAAGTATATGTTGAGCTAAGGGACTACGGGCAACGAAAGTACAAACCCCCCGTCCATAATTAA
- the RGP1 gene encoding reversibly glycosylated polypeptide 1 (reversibly glycosylated polypeptide 1 (RGP1); FUNCTIONS IN: cellulose synthase (UDP-forming) activity; INVOLVED IN: response to salt stress, plant-type cell wall biogenesis; LOCATED IN: cytosolic ribosome, Golgi stack, cell wall, plasma membrane, Golgi trans cisterna; EXPRESSED IN: 7 plant structures; EXPRESSED DURING: L mature pollen stage, M germinated pollen stage, seed development stages; CONTAINS InterPro DOMAIN/s: Alpha-1,4-glucan-protein synthase, UDP-forming (InterPro:IPR004901); BEST Arabidopsis thaliana protein match is: reversibly glycosylated polypeptide 2 (TAIR:AT5G15650.1); Has 260 Blast hits to 255 proteins in 45 species: Archae - 24; Bacteria - 8; Metazoa - 0; Fungi - 0; Plants - 224; Viruses - 0; Other Eukaryotes - 4 (source: NCBI BLink).), with product MVEPANTVGIPVNHIPLLKDELDIVIPTIRNLDFLEMWRPFLQPYHLIIVQDGDPSKTIAVPEGFDYELYNRNDINRILGPKASCISFKDSACRCFGYMVSKKKYIFTIDDDCFVAKDPSGKAVNALEQHIKNLLCPSTPFFFNTLYDPYREGADFVRGYPFSLREGVSTAVSHGLWLNIPDYDAPTQLVKPKERNTRYVDAVMTIPKGTLFPMCGMNLAFDRELIGPAMYFGLMGDGQPIGRYDDMWAGWCIKVICDHLGLGVKTGLPYIYHSKASNPFVNLKKEYKGIFWQEDIIPFFQSAKLTKEAVTVQQCYMELSKLVKEKLSPIDPYFDKLADAMVTWIEAWDELNPPTKA from the exons ATGGTTGAGCCGGCGAACACCGTTGGAATTCCGGTGAACCACATCCCATTGTTGAAGGATGAGCTCGATATCGTGATCCCCACGATCCGTAACCTCGATTTCCTGGAGATGTGGAGGCCTTTTCTTCAGCCTTACCATCTGATTATCGTCCAAGATGGAGATCCATCGAAGACCATTGCTGTCCCTGAAGGGTTCGATTACGAACTCTACAACAGGAACGACATCAACCGTATCCTTGGTCCTAAAGCTTCCTGCATTTCCTTCAAGGACTCTGCTTGTCGTTGCTTCGGCTACATGGTCTCCAAGAAGAAGTACATCTTCACTATTGATGACGATTGCTTC GTTGCTAAGGATCCATCTGGAAAAGCTGTGAACGCTCTTGAGCAACACATCAAGAACCTTCTCTGCCCATCAACTCCATTTTTCTTCAACACCTTGTACGACCCATACCGTGAAGGTGCTGACTTCGTCCGTGGATACCCTTTCAGTCTCCGTGAGGGTGTTTCCACCGCTGTTTCCCACGGTCTGTGGCTCAACATCCCTGATTACGATGCCCCTACCCAACTTGTGAAGCCTAAGGAAAGGAACACAAG GTATGTGGATGCTGTCATGACCATCCCAAAGGGAACTCTTTTCCCTATGTGTGGTATGAACTTGGCCTTTGACCGTGAGCTCATTGGTCCGGCTATGTACTTTGGTCTCATGGGTGATGGTCAGCCTATTGGTCGCTACGACGATATGTGGGCTGGATGGTGTATCAAG GTGATCTGTGACCATTTGGGATTGGGAGTGAAGACAGGTTTGCCCTACATTTACCACAGCAAAGCCAGCAACCCGTTTGTGAACTTGAAGAAGGAGTACAAGGGAATCTTCTGGCAGGAGGATATCATTCCTTTCTTCCAGAGCGCAAAGCTCACGAAAGAAGCTGTGACAGTTCAACAATGCTACATGGAGCTGTCCAAGTTGGTGAAGGAGAAGCTAAGCCCCATTGATCCTTACTTTGACAAGCTTGCAGATGCTATGGTCACTTGGATTGAAGCTTGGGATGAGCTTAACCCACCCACTAAAGCTTGA